The proteins below come from a single Ictalurus furcatus strain D&B chromosome 27, Billie_1.0, whole genome shotgun sequence genomic window:
- the ascl1b gene encoding achaete-scute homolog 1b encodes MYFTEMEITKTQISPCAYRLQISDSFAPLQKATSPRSPERALLKRQGCSSPERLRCTRRLSFGALGLGVAQQQPVAVARRNERERNRVKQVNMGFQTLRQHVPNGAANKKMSKVETLRSAVEYIRALQRLLDEHDAVSAAFRCGVPSPTVSSACSAGPESPRSACSSDESGYEHLNSEDQELLDFAAWFNGF; translated from the coding sequence ATGTATTTTACGGAAATGGAGATCACAAAGACACAAATAAGTCCTTGCGCGTACCGTTTACAGATTTCGGACAGCTTTGCTCCTCTACAGAAAGCGACAAGTCCGCGCAGCCCGGAGCGCGCGCTGCTGAAAAGGCAGGGTTGCAGCAGCCCGGAGCGCCTGAGGTGCACGCGCAGGCTGAGCTTCGGAGCTCTTGGGCTCGGCGTCGCTCAGCAGCAGCCAGTGGCTGTGGCGAGGCGAAACGAGCGAGAGAGGAACAGGGTGAAACAGGTCAACATGGGCTTCCAGACTCTCCGCCAGCACGTGCCCAACGGCGCGGCCAACAAGAAGATGAGCAAAGTGGAGACGCTGCGCTCGGCTGTGGAGTACATCCGCGCGCTCCAGCGACTTTTGGACGAGCACGACGCCGTGTCCGCTGCGTTCCGGTGCGGAGTCCCGTCTCCCACGGTCTCGAGCGCGTGCTCTGCTGGTCCAGAGTCCCCCCGCTCCGCCTGCTCCTCTGACGAGAGCGGATACGAGCATCTAAACTCGGAAGACCAGGAGCTGCTGGACTTCGCCGCATGGTTCAACGGGTTCTAG